A window from Streptomyces sp. NBC_00271 encodes these proteins:
- a CDS encoding SGNH/GDSL hydrolase family protein, with protein MFTTAWTASPQLPAVGFTANWSQEGFWRQTLRQVVRIGAGGGRVRIRLSNAYGTSPLRIAGATVARAGEGAGVEPGSLRRLTFEGAGGVEIPARGQVASDPAELVVEALESVTVTLHLDAVTGPATFHAQAFATSHRGEGDRLDDLDGDGFGVTSESWYFLSAVEVDAGGRTDGVVLFGDSIVDGFGSTPGANRRWSDALAERTGRPVLGAGIGGNLLLNDSAWYGEKGVRRFGRDVLEQAGVEAVVVLLGLNDIGFSETDEQPTYKPAPVVEADELIDGYRELIRQARGRGLRAIGATLLPFGGSDHWGERAAKVSREVNGWILGAGEWDAVVDLNGVLADPGDPDRLRGVYDFGDHLHPNDAGYEVMAEEVARCF; from the coding sequence GTGTTCACCACCGCCTGGACCGCATCGCCCCAGCTCCCCGCCGTGGGCTTCACTGCCAACTGGTCCCAGGAGGGCTTCTGGCGTCAGACCCTGCGCCAGGTCGTCCGCATCGGGGCGGGCGGCGGCCGGGTTCGTATACGACTGTCGAACGCGTACGGCACCTCGCCGCTGCGGATCGCCGGGGCCACCGTGGCCCGTGCGGGAGAGGGGGCCGGTGTCGAGCCCGGCTCACTGCGGCGGCTCACCTTCGAGGGGGCCGGGGGCGTCGAGATCCCGGCGCGCGGACAGGTCGCCAGCGACCCCGCCGAACTCGTGGTGGAGGCCCTGGAGTCCGTGACCGTCACCCTGCACCTCGACGCCGTCACCGGGCCCGCGACCTTCCACGCCCAGGCCTTCGCGACGAGTCACCGGGGCGAAGGGGACCGCCTCGACGACCTCGACGGCGACGGATTCGGCGTGACGAGCGAGTCCTGGTACTTCCTGTCGGCCGTCGAGGTCGACGCGGGCGGCCGTACGGACGGTGTCGTGCTCTTCGGGGACTCCATCGTGGACGGGTTCGGCTCGACGCCGGGCGCGAACCGCCGCTGGTCGGACGCGCTCGCCGAGCGTACGGGGCGGCCCGTTCTGGGCGCCGGCATCGGCGGGAACCTGCTGCTGAACGACTCCGCCTGGTACGGGGAGAAGGGCGTCCGACGGTTCGGACGGGACGTTCTCGAACAGGCCGGGGTCGAGGCGGTCGTCGTGCTGCTGGGGCTCAACGACATCGGGTTCAGCGAGACGGACGAACAGCCGACGTACAAGCCCGCGCCCGTGGTGGAGGCCGATGAACTCATCGACGGGTACCGGGAGCTGATACGACAGGCTCGTGGGCGGGGGCTGCGGGCGATCGGGGCGACGCTGCTCCCCTTCGGGGGGTCCGATCACTGGGGGGAGCGGGCGGCGAAGGTGAGCCGTGAGGTGAACGGGTGGATTCTCGGGGCGGGGGAGTGGGACGCGGTGGTGGACCTCAACGGGGTGTTGGCCGATCCGGGGGATCCGGACCGGCTACGGGGTGTGTACGACTTCGGCGATCACCTGCACCCCAATGACGCCGGGTACGAGGTGATGGCCGAGGAGGTGGCGCGGTGCTTCTAG
- the hutH gene encoding histidine ammonia-lyase gives MHTVVVGTSGVTASDVLAVARGGARIELSEEAVAALAAAREIVDALAAKPEPVYGVSTGFGALATRHISPELRAQLQRNIVRSHAAGMGPRVEREVVRALMFLRLKTVCSGHTGVRPEVAQTMADILNARITPVVHEYGSLGCSGDLAPLSHCALTLMGEGDAEGPDGVVRPAGELLAEAGITPVELREKEGLALLNGTDGMLGMLVMALADLETLYKSADVTAALSLEALLGTDKVLAPELHAIRPHPGQSASAANMLAVLKGSELTGHHQGDAPRVQDAYSVRCAPQVAGAGRDTLAHARTVAERELASAVDNPVVLPDGRVESNGNFHGAPVAYVLDFLAIAAADLGSIAERRTDRLLDKNRSHGLPPFLADDAGVDSGLMIAQYTQAALVSEMKRLAVPASADSIPSSAMQEDHVSMGWSAARKLRTAVDNLTRIVAIELYAATRAIELREGLTPAPASQAVIEAVRAAGVQGPGPDRFLAPDLEAADAFVRGGRVVAAVEPVTGPLA, from the coding sequence ATGCACACTGTGGTGGTGGGGACGTCCGGAGTGACCGCGTCCGACGTACTCGCCGTGGCGCGCGGCGGCGCCCGGATCGAGCTCTCCGAAGAGGCGGTGGCGGCCCTCGCCGCGGCCCGCGAGATCGTGGACGCGCTGGCCGCCAAGCCGGAGCCGGTCTACGGCGTCTCCACCGGGTTCGGCGCCCTCGCGACCCGGCACATCAGCCCGGAGCTGCGCGCCCAGCTGCAGCGCAACATCGTCCGCTCGCACGCCGCAGGCATGGGCCCGCGCGTGGAGCGCGAGGTCGTCCGCGCGCTGATGTTCCTGCGGCTCAAGACCGTCTGCTCCGGGCACACCGGTGTGCGGCCCGAGGTCGCCCAGACCATGGCCGACATCCTCAACGCCCGGATCACCCCGGTCGTCCACGAGTACGGCTCGCTCGGCTGCTCCGGCGACCTGGCCCCGCTCTCCCACTGCGCGCTGACGCTGATGGGCGAGGGCGACGCCGAGGGCCCCGACGGTGTCGTACGGCCCGCGGGCGAGCTGCTTGCCGAGGCCGGCATCACCCCCGTCGAACTGCGCGAGAAGGAGGGCCTCGCCCTCCTCAACGGCACCGACGGCATGCTCGGCATGCTGGTCATGGCCCTCGCCGACCTGGAGACGCTCTACAAGTCGGCCGACGTCACCGCCGCGCTCTCCCTCGAAGCCCTCCTCGGCACGGACAAGGTGCTCGCCCCCGAGCTGCACGCCATCCGCCCGCACCCGGGACAGAGCGCCAGCGCCGCCAACATGCTGGCCGTGCTGAAGGGCTCGGAGCTCACCGGCCACCACCAGGGCGACGCCCCGCGCGTCCAGGACGCCTACTCCGTGCGCTGCGCCCCCCAGGTAGCGGGCGCCGGACGTGACACCCTCGCCCACGCCCGCACGGTCGCCGAGCGCGAGCTCGCCTCCGCCGTGGACAACCCGGTCGTGCTGCCCGACGGCCGCGTCGAGTCGAACGGCAACTTCCACGGCGCCCCGGTCGCCTACGTCCTCGACTTCCTCGCCATCGCCGCCGCCGACCTCGGCTCGATCGCCGAGCGCCGCACCGACCGGCTGCTCGACAAGAACCGCTCGCACGGTCTGCCGCCGTTCCTCGCGGACGACGCGGGTGTCGACTCGGGCCTGATGATCGCCCAGTACACCCAGGCGGCGCTGGTGAGCGAGATGAAGCGCCTCGCCGTACCGGCGTCCGCGGACTCCATCCCCTCCTCCGCCATGCAGGAGGACCACGTCTCCATGGGCTGGTCGGCCGCACGCAAGCTGCGCACCGCCGTGGACAACCTCACCCGTATCGTCGCGATCGAGCTGTACGCGGCCACCCGTGCGATCGAACTGCGCGAGGGCCTGACCCCGGCCCCCGCCTCGCAGGCCGTCATCGAGGCCGTCCGCGCGGCCGGCGTCCAGGGCCCGGGCCCCGACCGCTTCCTCGCCCCGGACCTGGAGGCGGCGGACGCGTTCGTGCGCGGCGGTCGGGTGGTGGCGGCGGTGGAGCCGGTGACCGGACCGCTGGCCTGA
- a CDS encoding biotin--[acetyl-CoA-carboxylase] ligase, translating into MTPRDASDANDNPWSDLDRPPLNGTALRRALVREGGLWGDVRVTPRTGSTNSDLVALATDEKADEGVVLVAEEQNAGRGRLDRQWTAPARSGLFFSVLLRPAGVPVERWGWLPLLTGVAVATALSKVAGVDTALKWPNDLLVTVGGEERKTGGILAERAGNDAVVVGIGINVTLREDELPVPGAGSLALAGATTTDRDTVLRAVLRSLEQWYVKWRAVAGDPVASGLQETYAAGCATLGRVVRAELPGGTSITGEAVAVDGDGRLVLATEEGVQQPVGAGDIVHLRPA; encoded by the coding sequence ATGACGCCGCGAGATGCTTCAGACGCGAACGACAACCCGTGGTCCGACCTGGACCGTCCACCGCTGAACGGGACCGCCCTGCGCCGGGCTCTGGTGCGCGAGGGCGGGCTCTGGGGTGATGTCCGGGTCACGCCGCGCACCGGGTCCACCAACTCCGACCTCGTGGCCCTCGCCACGGACGAGAAGGCCGACGAGGGCGTCGTCCTCGTCGCCGAGGAGCAGAACGCCGGGCGGGGCCGCCTGGACCGCCAGTGGACGGCACCGGCCCGCTCGGGCCTGTTCTTCTCCGTGCTGCTGAGGCCCGCCGGGGTTCCCGTCGAGCGCTGGGGCTGGCTCCCGCTGCTCACCGGGGTCGCGGTGGCCACGGCCCTGTCCAAGGTGGCGGGGGTCGACACGGCACTCAAGTGGCCCAACGACCTGCTGGTCACCGTGGGCGGCGAGGAGCGCAAGACGGGCGGCATCCTCGCCGAGCGCGCCGGGAACGACGCGGTCGTCGTCGGCATCGGAATCAACGTCACCCTGCGCGAGGACGAACTCCCCGTGCCCGGCGCGGGCTCCCTCGCCCTCGCGGGCGCCACGACCACGGACCGTGACACCGTGCTGCGGGCCGTCCTGCGCTCCCTGGAGCAGTGGTACGTGAAGTGGCGGGCCGTGGCCGGCGACCCCGTCGCCTCCGGTCTCCAGGAGACGTATGCCGCGGGATGCGCGACCCTCGGAAGGGTGGTGCGTGCCGAACTGCCCGGCGGCACGTCGATCACCGGGGAGGCGGTGGCGGTCGACGGGGACGGGCGTCTGGTCCTGGCCACGGAGGAGGGCGTACAGCAGCCGGTGGGAGCCGGGGACATCGTTCATCTGCGGCCGGCGTGA
- a CDS encoding enoyl-CoA hydratase/isomerase family protein, translating to MAEQGDERRFGEFVVVRRHAYVAELALDRPKAMNAVSTDMARSITAACEALGGERDVRVVVLTSTAERAFCVGADLKERNSFSDADLVRQRPVARAAYTGVLELPMPTIAAVHGFALGGGFELALSCDLIVADRTAVLGLPEVSVGVIPGGGGTQLLPRRVGAARAAELIFSARRLEAGEARELGLVDELVDAGQDRGEALALAARIAANSPVGLRAAKRALRLGHGLDLRAGLEVEDAAWRSVAFSGDRAEGVAAFNEKRPPRWPGE from the coding sequence ATGGCGGAGCAAGGGGACGAGCGGCGGTTCGGGGAGTTCGTCGTCGTACGGCGGCACGCGTACGTCGCGGAGCTCGCCCTCGACCGGCCGAAGGCCATGAACGCCGTGTCCACGGACATGGCCCGCTCCATCACGGCCGCCTGCGAGGCGCTCGGCGGCGAGCGCGACGTGCGCGTGGTCGTGCTGACCTCCACCGCCGAGCGCGCCTTCTGCGTCGGCGCCGACCTGAAGGAGCGCAACTCCTTCAGCGATGCCGACCTGGTCCGCCAACGCCCCGTCGCACGGGCCGCGTACACCGGCGTCCTGGAGCTGCCGATGCCGACGATCGCCGCCGTGCACGGCTTCGCGCTCGGCGGCGGGTTCGAGCTCGCCCTGTCCTGCGACCTGATCGTGGCCGACCGTACGGCGGTGCTCGGGCTGCCCGAGGTGTCGGTCGGGGTGATTCCCGGAGGCGGCGGTACGCAGTTGCTGCCGCGGCGGGTCGGGGCGGCCCGCGCGGCCGAGCTGATCTTCTCGGCACGGCGGCTGGAGGCGGGCGAGGCGAGGGAGCTGGGCCTCGTCGACGAACTCGTGGACGCGGGCCAGGACCGCGGCGAAGCCCTCGCGCTCGCCGCCCGCATCGCCGCCAACTCCCCCGTCGGCCTGCGCGCCGCCAAGCGCGCGCTGCGGCTCGGGCACGGGCTCGACCTGCGCGCGGGCCTGGAGGTGGAGGACGCGGCCTGGCGGTCCGTCGCCTTCTCGGGGGACCGCGCGGAGGGAGTCGCCGCGTTCAACGAGAAGCGCCCGCCGCGGTGGCCGGGGGAGTAG
- a CDS encoding Maf family protein — translation MTDQPRRRLVLASQSPARLGLLRQAGLDPEVIVSGVDEDAVSAPTPAELALALAEAKASVVAARTEVQGALVIGCDSVLDLDGEALGKPKDAEEATARWKAMRGRAGTLQTGHCVYDTAAKRYASGTASTVVRFGDPTDAEIAAYVASGEPLHVAGAFTLDGRSAPFIEGIDGDHGNVIGISLPLVRRLLAELGVGITELWAPREK, via the coding sequence ATGACTGATCAGCCGCGCCGCCGCCTCGTGCTCGCCTCGCAGTCCCCCGCCCGGCTCGGCCTGCTGCGCCAGGCCGGACTCGACCCCGAGGTCATCGTGAGCGGCGTCGACGAGGACGCCGTCTCCGCCCCGACCCCCGCCGAACTCGCGCTCGCCCTGGCCGAGGCCAAGGCCTCCGTCGTGGCCGCCCGGACCGAGGTCCAGGGCGCCCTGGTGATCGGCTGCGACTCGGTCCTCGACCTGGACGGCGAGGCACTGGGCAAGCCCAAGGACGCCGAGGAGGCCACCGCACGCTGGAAGGCGATGCGCGGCCGGGCCGGCACCCTCCAGACGGGACACTGCGTCTACGACACGGCCGCCAAGCGCTACGCGTCGGGGACCGCGTCCACAGTGGTCCGCTTCGGCGACCCGACCGACGCCGAGATCGCCGCGTACGTCGCCTCGGGCGAGCCGCTCCACGTCGCCGGGGCCTTCACGCTCGACGGCCGCTCGGCCCCCTTCATCGAGGGCATCGACGGCGACCACGGCAACGTCATCGGCATCTCCCTGCCGCTGGTGCGCCGCCTGCTGGCCGAACTGGGCGTGGGCATCACGGAGTTGTGGGCCCCACGGGAGAAGTGA
- a CDS encoding GGDEF domain-containing protein, which translates to MGEDRRLRAVVELAQGMAAARTPRESWRAAALGACHALAGSFAALSVWERELGRLRVLANVGERAPDEEEFPDGEAYPVHQFPEITEFLHERWAGGGGPNAWVETADGPAAGPVGYCHLGAPPGVSRGRVAALRRRRRGCCVVAPIVLHGRAWGELYVARPVTAPVFDRADADFATVLASVVAAGLAQTERLEEARRLAFTDALTGLANRRAVDVRLDEAIELHRQEGAVVSLVVCDLNGLKNVNDTRGHAVGDRLLERFGSVLSLCGAMLPGTLAARLGGDEFCLLAVGPPADEVVHIADELCRRAAELELGEGVACGVASTGDPIGPVRSARRLFRLADAAQYRAKAVRAAKPVVAGREGPDDPVVRLADAPSPARGERRRFRGRHEHPRP; encoded by the coding sequence ATGGGTGAGGACAGACGGCTGAGGGCCGTGGTGGAGCTGGCGCAGGGGATGGCGGCGGCACGCACCCCGCGCGAGTCCTGGCGGGCCGCGGCGCTCGGCGCCTGTCACGCGCTCGCCGGGAGCTTCGCGGCGCTCTCCGTGTGGGAGCGCGAGCTCGGCCGGCTGCGGGTCCTGGCGAACGTGGGCGAACGCGCGCCGGACGAGGAGGAGTTCCCGGACGGCGAGGCCTACCCCGTGCACCAGTTCCCGGAGATCACCGAGTTCCTGCACGAGCGCTGGGCCGGGGGCGGTGGCCCGAACGCCTGGGTGGAGACCGCCGACGGGCCGGCGGCCGGTCCCGTCGGCTACTGCCACCTGGGGGCACCTCCCGGCGTCAGCCGGGGGAGGGTCGCCGCGCTGCGCCGGCGCCGCCGCGGCTGCTGCGTCGTCGCCCCGATCGTGCTGCACGGACGGGCGTGGGGCGAGCTGTATGTGGCCCGCCCGGTCACGGCACCCGTCTTCGACCGGGCCGACGCGGACTTCGCGACCGTGCTGGCCTCCGTCGTCGCCGCCGGGCTCGCCCAGACCGAGCGCCTGGAGGAGGCCCGGCGCCTCGCGTTCACGGACGCCCTCACCGGACTCGCCAACCGCCGCGCGGTCGACGTACGTCTGGACGAGGCCATCGAGCTGCACCGGCAGGAAGGGGCCGTGGTCAGTCTCGTCGTCTGTGACCTCAACGGACTCAAGAACGTCAACGACACCCGCGGGCACGCCGTCGGCGACCGGCTCCTCGAGCGGTTCGGATCGGTGCTGTCGCTGTGCGGGGCGATGCTCCCGGGCACTCTCGCCGCCCGCCTCGGCGGTGACGAGTTCTGCCTGCTCGCGGTCGGCCCGCCGGCCGACGAGGTCGTCCACATCGCCGACGAACTCTGCCGCCGCGCCGCCGAGTTGGAGCTGGGGGAAGGGGTGGCGTGCGGGGTCGCCTCGACCGGGGACCCGATCGGTCCGGTGCGTTCGGCGCGGCGGCTCTTCCGGCTGGCCGACGCCGCCCAGTACCGCGCGAAGGCAGTACGGGCCGCGAAGCCCGTCGTCGCCGGGCGCGAGGGACCCGACGACCCGGTCGTGCGTCTCGCCGACGCGCCCTCCCCGGCGCGGGGCGAACGCCGCCGCTTCCGTGGGCGCCACGAGCACCCTCGCCCCTGA
- a CDS encoding acyl-CoA carboxylase subunit beta: MSEPEELHHPDIHTTAGKLADLRRRVQEATHAGSARAVEKQHAKGKLTARERIELLIDEGSFVELDEFAQHRSTDFGMENNRPYGDGVVTGYGMVDGRPVAVFSQDFTVFGGALGEVFGQKIMKVMDFALKTGCPVIGINDSGGARIQEGVSALGMYGEIFRRNTHASGVIPQISLVVGPCAGGAVYSPAITDFTIMVDQTSHMFITGPDVIKTVTGEDVGFEELGGARTHNAVSGVAHHMAGDEKDAIEYVKQLLSYLPSNNLSEPPVFPEEADLALTDEDRELDVIVPDSANQPYDMHAVIEHILDDAEFFETQALFAPNILTGFGRVEGRPVGIVANQPMQFAGCLDIDASEKAARFVRTCDAFNVPVITFVDVPGFLPGVDQEHTGIIRRGAKLIYAYAEATVPLITVITRKAFGGAYDVMGSKHLGADLNLAWPTAQIAVMGAQGAVNILHRRTIATAEDQDATRARLIQEYEDTLLNPYTAAERGYIDAVIMPSDTRSHVVRGLRQLRTKRESLPPKKHGNIPL, encoded by the coding sequence ATGTCCGAGCCGGAAGAGCTGCACCACCCCGACATCCACACGACCGCGGGCAAACTCGCGGACCTGCGGCGCCGCGTCCAGGAAGCGACGCACGCCGGCTCGGCACGCGCTGTCGAAAAGCAGCACGCCAAGGGCAAGTTGACGGCCCGTGAGCGGATCGAGCTGCTGATCGACGAGGGCTCGTTCGTCGAGCTGGACGAGTTCGCGCAGCACCGCTCGACCGACTTCGGCATGGAGAACAACCGGCCCTACGGCGACGGTGTCGTCACCGGCTACGGCATGGTCGACGGCCGTCCCGTCGCCGTCTTCTCCCAGGACTTCACCGTCTTCGGTGGTGCCCTGGGCGAGGTCTTCGGCCAGAAGATCATGAAGGTGATGGACTTCGCGCTGAAGACCGGCTGTCCGGTCATCGGCATCAACGACTCCGGTGGCGCCCGCATCCAGGAGGGTGTCAGCGCGCTCGGCATGTACGGCGAGATCTTCCGCCGCAACACGCACGCCTCCGGTGTCATCCCGCAGATCTCGCTCGTCGTCGGCCCCTGCGCGGGCGGCGCGGTGTACTCCCCCGCGATCACCGACTTCACGATCATGGTCGACCAGACCTCACACATGTTCATCACGGGGCCCGACGTCATCAAGACGGTGACGGGCGAGGACGTCGGCTTCGAGGAGCTCGGCGGCGCGCGCACCCACAACGCGGTGTCGGGTGTGGCCCACCACATGGCGGGCGACGAGAAGGACGCCATCGAGTACGTCAAGCAGCTGCTGTCGTACCTGCCGTCCAACAACCTCAGTGAGCCCCCGGTCTTCCCCGAGGAGGCGGACCTCGCGCTCACGGACGAGGACCGCGAGCTGGACGTGATCGTGCCGGACAGCGCGAACCAGCCGTACGACATGCACGCGGTGATCGAACACATCCTGGACGACGCCGAGTTCTTCGAGACCCAGGCGCTGTTCGCGCCGAACATCCTCACCGGCTTCGGACGGGTCGAGGGCCGCCCGGTGGGCATCGTCGCCAACCAGCCGATGCAGTTCGCCGGCTGTCTGGACATCGACGCGTCCGAGAAGGCGGCCCGCTTCGTGCGCACCTGCGACGCCTTCAACGTCCCCGTCATCACCTTCGTGGACGTCCCCGGCTTCCTGCCGGGCGTCGACCAGGAGCACACGGGCATCATCCGCCGCGGCGCCAAGCTGATCTACGCGTACGCCGAGGCGACCGTCCCGCTCATCACGGTCATCACCCGCAAGGCCTTCGGCGGCGCCTACGACGTCATGGGCTCCAAGCACCTGGGCGCGGACCTCAACCTCGCCTGGCCGACCGCCCAGATCGCGGTGATGGGCGCGCAGGGCGCGGTGAACATCCTGCACCGCCGCACCATCGCCACCGCCGAGGACCAGGACGCCACCCGGGCCCGCTTGATCCAGGAGTACGAGGACACCCTCCTCAACCCCTACACGGCGGCCGAACGCGGCTACATCGACGCGGTGATCATGCCCTCCGACACCCGCTCCCACGTCGTACGGGGCCTGCGTCAGCTGCGTACGAAGCGGGAATCACTCCCTCCGAAGAAGCACGGCAACATCCCGCTCTAG
- the mmpB gene encoding morphogenic membrane protein MmpB — protein sequence MLWSDPENEPPKELRDMQEMLRRLGLLLALAMLLAMIVLGVM from the coding sequence ATGCTGTGGTCCGACCCGGAGAACGAGCCGCCCAAAGAACTTCGCGACATGCAGGAGATGTTGCGGCGGCTCGGCCTTCTCCTGGCGTTGGCCATGCTGCTCGCGATGATCGTCCTCGGAGTGATGTGA
- a CDS encoding acyl-CoA carboxylase epsilon subunit: MTIKVVRGNPTPEELAAALAVVRARAAAATTPPGAPGTRDSWSDPSRIAAQHLPQPGPTAWTRTYWPA, encoded by the coding sequence ATGACGATCAAGGTCGTACGGGGCAATCCGACCCCGGAGGAGCTGGCCGCCGCTCTGGCGGTGGTCCGAGCGCGCGCCGCGGCGGCCACCACGCCGCCCGGCGCGCCCGGCACCCGGGACTCCTGGTCGGACCCGTCCCGCATAGCCGCCCAGCACCTGCCCCAGCCGGGCCCCACGGCATGGACGCGCACGTACTGGCCCGCCTAG
- a CDS encoding adenylate/guanylate cyclase domain-containing protein: protein MDEESVDSGEDPLALRLETLILGAERRYTPFQAARSAGVSMELASRFWRAMGFADIGQAKALTEADVLALRRLAGLVEAGLLSEAMAVQVARSTGQTTARLAEWQIDSFLEGLTEPPEPGMTRTEVTYPLIELLLPELEEFIVYVWRRQLAAATGRVVQAGDDEEMVDRRLAVGFADLVGFTRLTRRMEEEELGELVEAFETTAADLVAAHGGRLIKTLGDEVLYAADDAGIAAEIALRLIETMANDETMPELRVGIAFGTVTTRMGDVFGTTVNLASRLTSIAPRDAVLVDGAFAEELIRTADAPASEAEAAEAAAAAEKEGEEPPVYRFALQPMWQRPVRGLGVVEPWLLARRNGDQP from the coding sequence ATGGACGAGGAGTCCGTCGACTCCGGCGAGGACCCCCTCGCGCTGCGCCTCGAAACGCTCATCCTCGGCGCCGAGCGCCGCTACACCCCCTTCCAGGCCGCCCGCAGCGCAGGCGTCTCCATGGAACTGGCCTCGCGTTTCTGGCGGGCCATGGGCTTCGCCGACATCGGCCAGGCCAAGGCGCTGACCGAGGCCGACGTACTGGCGCTGCGGCGCCTCGCCGGTCTCGTCGAGGCGGGCCTGCTGAGCGAGGCGATGGCGGTCCAGGTCGCCCGCTCCACCGGGCAGACCACGGCCCGCCTGGCCGAATGGCAGATCGACTCCTTCCTGGAGGGCCTGACCGAGCCCCCCGAGCCGGGCATGACGCGCACCGAGGTCACGTACCCCCTGATCGAGCTGCTCCTGCCCGAGCTGGAGGAGTTCATCGTCTACGTCTGGCGGCGCCAGCTCGCCGCCGCGACCGGCCGCGTCGTCCAGGCCGGCGACGACGAGGAGATGGTCGACCGCCGCCTCGCCGTCGGCTTCGCGGACCTGGTCGGCTTCACGCGGCTGACGCGCCGGATGGAGGAGGAGGAACTCGGCGAGCTCGTCGAGGCCTTCGAGACCACCGCCGCCGACCTGGTGGCCGCGCACGGGGGGCGCCTCATCAAGACCCTCGGTGACGAGGTGCTGTACGCCGCGGACGACGCCGGGATCGCCGCCGAGATCGCCCTGCGCCTCATCGAGACGATGGCCAACGACGAGACGATGCCGGAGCTGCGCGTCGGCATCGCCTTCGGCACCGTGACGACCCGCATGGGCGACGTCTTCGGTACGACGGTGAACCTCGCCTCGCGGCTCACGTCGATAGCGCCACGGGATGCCGTCCTGGTGGACGGCGCCTTCGCGGAGGAACTGATCCGCACCGCGGACGCGCCCGCCTCCGAGGCGGAGGCCGCCGAGGCCGCGGCCGCCGCGGAGAAGGAGGGCGAGGAGCCGCCCGTCTACCGCTTCGCCCTCCAGCCGATGTGGCAGCGTCCCGTCCGCGGCCTCGGCGTGGTCGAACCATGGCTGCTGGCCCGCCGAAACGGCGACCAGCCGTAG
- a CDS encoding cold-shock protein, whose protein sequence is MATGTVKWFNSEKGFGFIEQDGGGPDVFAHYSNIASSGFRELLEGQKVSFDVAQGQKGLQAENIIPA, encoded by the coding sequence ATGGCAACTGGCACCGTGAAGTGGTTCAACTCGGAAAAGGGCTTCGGCTTCATCGAGCAGGACGGCGGCGGCCCCGACGTCTTCGCCCACTACTCCAACATCGCCAGCTCCGGATTCCGTGAGCTGCTGGAGGGCCAGAAGGTCTCGTTTGACGTCGCGCAGGGCCAGAAGGGCCTGCAGGCGGAGAACATCATCCCCGCCTGA